The Sulfitobacter sp. S223 genome has a window encoding:
- a CDS encoding TIGR00282 family metallophosphoesterase, with protein sequence MKILFLGDVMGRAGRRAITDNLARLRSDWKLDFIVVNGENATSGMGLSGAHAKDLLAAGADCLTLGDHAFDQKDMLAFIEQEPRIIRPLNFSKNAPGKGARLFKTRTGKQVLVTQALGQVFMKRPFDDPFSALDAVFKTHPLGGMANAIIVDIHCEATSEKMAMGHWCDGRASLVVGTHTHVPTSDAMILPGGTAYLSDAGMCGDYNSVIGMEKTEPLRRFITGMPKERFSPANGEATLSGVYIETDDKTGRAMRVVPVRQGGKLQQSAP encoded by the coding sequence ATGAAAATACTCTTTCTTGGTGATGTGATGGGCCGCGCCGGGCGCCGCGCCATCACGGATAATCTGGCCCGTTTGCGCAGCGACTGGAAGCTTGATTTCATTGTGGTCAACGGCGAGAACGCGACCTCGGGCATGGGGCTTTCGGGCGCGCATGCCAAAGACCTGCTTGCGGCGGGGGCAGACTGCCTCACGCTGGGCGACCATGCCTTTGATCAAAAGGACATGCTGGCATTTATCGAGCAGGAGCCGCGTATCATCCGGCCGCTGAACTTTTCCAAAAACGCGCCGGGCAAGGGCGCGCGGCTGTTCAAGACCCGCACGGGCAAGCAGGTGTTGGTCACGCAGGCCCTAGGGCAGGTGTTTATGAAGCGCCCGTTTGATGATCCTTTTTCTGCGCTGGATGCCGTTTTCAAAACCCATCCACTGGGCGGTATGGCCAATGCAATCATCGTGGACATCCATTGCGAAGCGACGTCCGAAAAGATGGCAATGGGTCATTGGTGCGACGGGCGTGCGTCGCTTGTTGTGGGGACGCACACCCATGTGCCGACTTCTGACGCCATGATCCTGCCCGGTGGCACGGCCTATCTGTCGGATGCGGGGATGTGCGGCGATTACAACTCTGTCATCGGGATGGAGAAAACCGAGCCACTGCGCCGCTTTATAACGGGTATGCCAAAAGAACGGTTCTCTCCGGCGAATGGCGAGGCGACACTGTCAGGCGTCTACATCGAAACCGACGACAAGACGGGCCGCGCGATGCGG
- a CDS encoding 5-formyltetrahydrofolate cyclo-ligase translates to MTLAAVKDAARKAAFARRKPLFDQANAAQAGYLSEVLAGYRGVPVSGFMPIRTEIDPLAAMAEAAAHGPVGVPVIQAAAQPLKFARWTPDTKMVAGQFGASVPEALEYFEPEIVIVPLLAFDRHGGRLGYGGGFYDRTLELLRARRSTLAIGFAFAGQEIDQIPLEDTDQPLDMIVTENGVTEIS, encoded by the coding sequence GTGACGCTGGCGGCTGTTAAAGATGCGGCGCGCAAGGCCGCGTTTGCCCGCCGTAAACCGCTTTTTGATCAGGCAAACGCCGCACAGGCCGGGTATTTGAGCGAGGTTCTTGCAGGCTATCGCGGCGTTCCTGTGTCGGGGTTCATGCCCATCCGCACCGAAATTGACCCTCTTGCCGCCATGGCCGAAGCAGCGGCGCATGGTCCCGTCGGGGTGCCGGTTATTCAGGCAGCAGCCCAACCACTTAAATTTGCACGTTGGACGCCCGACACGAAAATGGTTGCCGGACAGTTCGGCGCATCGGTACCTGAGGCGCTTGAATATTTTGAGCCCGAGATTGTGATCGTGCCGTTGCTGGCTTTTGACCGGCACGGTGGTCGCTTGGGCTATGGCGGCGGATTTTATGACCGGACGCTGGAGCTGCTGCGCGCCCGCCGCTCAACGCTTGCCATCGGGTTTGCCTTTGCAGGACAAGAGATTGACCAGATCCCGCTGGAGGATACAGACCAGCCGCTGGATATGATCGTCACCGAAAATGGTGTGACCGAGATCAGCTAA